In Caldisericum sp., the sequence AGATATTCAATTGTTTGTATATCTTCAAATCTGCCTTCTTTTTCAAGTTTTCTTATTGCGGTTTCTTTTGTTAAGTCGTATTTTCTAATGGGCTTGTTTTCTTTTATTAAATTGAAGAACTGCTCTTTGAGTTTATTTACAACTTCGTCAGAGCTGTTTTCGATTTCTCCGTAAAGGGCTTCGCCTATTGAATGCATTATTGTGAGTCTATGCTCTTTAGAAACTTTCTTCAGTGCAACCGTTGCAAGAAATGCTATACTTCTTTCATAGGTTCTTCTTCCTTCCCCTTCTGTTACCGGAAGAAGTTCAATACTTCTTACTTCCTCGACTTCATCGAGGAATCCCATAAGCTGATTGTTTACAATAGCGCAGGTATATGGATAATCTACATGCTCTATTTCAATAATCTTTTTACCCATAGCATTGAAATTATATTGATTTTTTGGAAAAACACAAATTATGCTTTGAAATGGCTACTCTATTATGTCTTTAAGATTTGTAAATTCGCTAATCTTTTTTACTGCATCAACTGCCAATTTGTTTGTTACATGTGTATATTTCATTGTTGTGTTAAGGGAACTGTGCCCCAAAAGTTCCCCTATTGTTATCGGGCTAATGCCTGATTCAAGGGCAAGGGTTGCAAATGTATGTCTTAATTTATGGGGAGTGATTTTCTTTTGAATGTTTGCTTCCTTTGCGTACTTCTTAACCATAAGTTGAATTGTTAAAGCCGAAAATTTCGTATGTCTTTTAGTCTCGAACAGATAGTCTGAATAATGAGGCTCTTTTAGATGCCTCTGTAAAATAATAGATAACTCTTCTGTTATTGGGACAAATCTTTCCTTATCACCTTTTCCTTTGATTCTCACATAATTTTCTTCAAGGTTTACATCTTCAATTCTAATATTGATAAGTTCACCAACACGAACGCCTGTATAGATAAGAAATGAGATTATTGTAAAATCTCTTTTGTTCTTCTTTACGACCTCTAAGAACCTTTTAACTTCGTCTCTTGTTAGAAATGTTGGAAGTGTCTTCGATGTTTTTGGAGGGTCTAATGTTTCAAATTCAATGTGGAGTTCCTTTTTGAGGAATTTTGCAAAACTCCTTAAAATCAAAGTTTGAGTTGCTCTTGTGTTTTTTGAAATTTCTTTCTTAAGGAAGTATTTTTGAATCGACTTCGAATCCGGCACATCAAAATCTTTTAAAAAATCTCTAATTATATAAAGATAGTTTTTAATGGTAAGAGGTGAATAACCTCTCAGCATCATATGCATAGAAAATTCATGGAGTACATTATCTTTGTCAAATTTAACTTCCATACTTTAAATTATACCAGAAAAAAATTTTAAATTGCCTTTGAGTTAACGCAATATTTCTTGACTTAAATTAGTAATGTGATATAAATAATTATCATGAATGAGTTTATTGGCATAGATTTAGGTGGCACAAAGATATTTGGAGTAAGACTAAACGGAAATTACGAAGTTGTTGCAAGTAAGAGGATTCCTACAGGTGATGTAAACTCTCTTGATTCAATAATAAAGAATGTTTTAGAGGTTATAGATTACCTTAAGAAAGATACCGTAAAAGGAATAGGAATTGGAGTTGCTGGTTTTATTGATTTTAAGTCCGGTGTAATTCATGGGTCTCCTAACATTCCTGCCTTAAGCGAAGTGAATTTTAAGAAAATAATAGAAGATAAGATTGGAATTCCGGTTTCAATTGATAACGATGCTAAAACTGGTGCACTTGCAGAACTGTATGTGGGAAGTGGAAAAAATACATCTGATTTTTTATTCATAACTTTTGGCACTGGTATAGGTTCTGCAATTGTTTCAAACGGGAATATTGTAAGAGGCAAGGATAATCTTGCAGGAGAAATTGGTCATATCACCCTTGACCCAGAAGGACCACTCTGCACATGTGGAAAACATGGTTGCTTTGAGGCATTCGCATCTGGTCCTTCGATAAGAAGAACATATCTTGAAAGTATAGATAAATCTACAAAATCTCCCTTGCTTGAAAGTGTAAATTTTGATTTAGAAAAGATTGATACGCCTCTAATATTTAAATTCAAAGATTCTGATCCGATTGCAAAAGAGGTTCTTTATAGGGCTTCTAAGTATATTGGGCATGGTTTATCAATAGTGGTAAACTTGTTAAATCCCGAAAAGATTATCATAGGTGGTGGTATGGGTGAGTCTTTAAAACTCATCTTTGATGATATTATGGAAAGTTTTTACGAAAATACACTAAAAATACCTGGTAATTCTGTTTCATTTGAGTTTTCAACTCTTGGAAATGTAGGTGTTGCGATAGGGAGTGGAATACTTGCATCAAAAAATATTTAGGAGGTTTAAATGAAAAATACATTGGATGTTGTACTTCTTTTGGGATTGCCTGCCTCAGGCAAGTCGGAAATAAGGAAATTCATACGTTCTCTGGATGACTCCGTGAGAATTAACGAACTCCATCTTGGGAGCGACATTCACATTGACGACTTCCCTTATGTTTTCTTTATGAGGAGAATTGATGAAGAACTTGAAAAATTAGGTGAAGCAAGAATTTTTTATGCATCAAACGAAAGCCCATTTAAGGATGGAAGAGACTGGCTGACTCTAACTGAACTTATAAACTTAGAGTTTAACGATATTGTTTCGCACAAAAGCCATAACCTTGATTTTGCGTTTGCAACACTTGTTAGAAGAATCGATGTTGCAGCGTCCAAATTTGGTATTGAAGAAAGACTTTCAAAACTTCCGCAAACCCTATTGAATTCGCTTTCTCCAAGGTTGTCAAAGGAAGCAAG encodes:
- a CDS encoding tyrosine-type recombinase/integrase is translated as MEVKFDKDNVLHEFSMHMMLRGYSPLTIKNYLYIIRDFLKDFDVPDSKSIQKYFLKKEISKNTRATQTLILRSFAKFLKKELHIEFETLDPPKTSKTLPTFLTRDEVKRFLEVVKKNKRDFTIISFLIYTGVRVGELINIRIEDVNLEENYVRIKGKGDKERFVPITEELSIILQRHLKEPHYSDYLFETKRHTKFSALTIQLMVKKYAKEANIQKKITPHKLRHTFATLALESGISPITIGELLGHSSLNTTMKYTHVTNKLAVDAVKKISEFTNLKDIIE
- a CDS encoding ROK family protein; translation: MNEFIGIDLGGTKIFGVRLNGNYEVVASKRIPTGDVNSLDSIIKNVLEVIDYLKKDTVKGIGIGVAGFIDFKSGVIHGSPNIPALSEVNFKKIIEDKIGIPVSIDNDAKTGALAELYVGSGKNTSDFLFITFGTGIGSAIVSNGNIVRGKDNLAGEIGHITLDPEGPLCTCGKHGCFEAFASGPSIRRTYLESIDKSTKSPLLESVNFDLEKIDTPLIFKFKDSDPIAKEVLYRASKYIGHGLSIVVNLLNPEKIIIGGGMGESLKLIFDDIMESFYENTLKIPGNSVSFEFSTLGNVGVAIGSGILASKNI